The DNA segment CCGGACCGGGACTATCGCGGTTCGGCGGGGAGTTCGTGGCGGTAGTACGTTCGATCGCCCGCCCGCACGACGATCCGTTGGCCCTCCGGCTCGTATCCGACGGACGGCGTCTCGTCCGCCGGCAGTCGCAGTTTACAGACGTGTTTGTAGGGGGTCCGGGTCTCGTGGTCGTCGTCGTTGCCGATGGCGGTCACGTCGACGTGATCGTTCGTTCGGAGATCCCTGACCGTCGCCCGATATCCTCCGGTTTCCTCCCGTTTCGATATCTCGACGACCGCTTCCCTCTCGTCCATGAACGATCATGGTTAACCGAACTAATAAACGTATCCTGATACTTTGTGGCACGCTGGGAAGGAACGAGCTCCGGTCGGATTCGGGCCCCCTCGCTCGACTCGGCTACCCGCCGATCGAGGTTCGGGGGCTGACGCTGCCGGTCTGGACGTAGACGCCGTAGAGGAGGACGAATCCCGCCAGAAGCGGGACGATAGCGCAGGCAGCGTAGATGGACGCGAAGCCGAGCGTCTCGACCAGCGGGAGCGAGATCATCGGGCCCAGTCCGCCGCCGACGTCGCCGAGGACGTTGTTCGTCCCCATCGCCCGGCCCATCCGCTCGTCGGGGGTGAGGTCCGCGAGCAGTGCGATCAGCGGGCCGCTGGTGCCACCCTGTCCGGTGCCGATGAGGACGCACGCGGCGACGAGAACGACGACCGAGTCGGCCGTCGCCAACAGAACGAAGCCGGCGAACGAGACGGTGAGAAACGCGATCAGGATGGGCACCCGCATGCCGAGTCGATCGCTGAGCACGCCCCCGCCGAACATGAATCCCGCGGCGGCGATCACGGTGATCGCCATCAGTACGCCCGAGGACGCCTGGGGTCCGTAGCCGAGTACGGCCAGTTCGTTGGTCGCGAGAAAGAGCACGAGCGTCGAGAAGAGCGCGCCCAGGTAGGCGAAGTAGAGCCCGAAGTTGACCGCCCCGACGGTCAGCGCGGGGACGCTGGTCTCGATCTCCCAGGGTTTGACCGACGCGTTCGAGTCGCTCACGTGGGTCTCGGGGATCGTCGCGTACGCGAGTACGCTCGCGAACAGCGCGAACGCCGCCGCGAGCGCGAACGCCGCGGGGATCGAGAACAGCTCGCTGACGACCCCGCCGAGGACGAGCCCCGCGGGGAAGCCGAGCGTCATCCCGCCGCGGACCACGCCCATGTTCGCCCCCCGCGAATCGCCGGTGCTCACGTCGGCGGCGATGGTGTAGGCTGTCGCGAACACGAGTGCGCTTCCGACGCCCCAGAGGACTCGCGCGAGCAGGAACCACGCCTCGGGTAGCGCGGATTGCATCGCGAGGATGTAACCGAGGGTGGCAACGCCCTCGACGAAGAGCCCGGCGACGAACGGCGTTCGCGTGCCGATTCGGTCGACCAGCGATCCGGCGGGAGCGTTGGCGACGACACGCACGAACCGATTTGTGCTCAAGATGACGCCGACGAGAAACGGCGAGATACCGAGTACGGCCCCCAGGTTCGGCAGGATGGGAAAGACGACGCCGCCGCCGAAGCCGACGAAGAACGTGCTCAGGATGACTGCGAGGACGACCGCTCGCTCGTGTCTCACGCCGACGACGGCCTCCGCTCGAGGGCTCGGACTCCAGGTCTCATCGTCGGGACTACCGTACAGCGACGTTTAGCGGTTGGCGCACCGGCACTGGCTGCCGGTTCGCTGCGCGCCGACGGGGGAGCTAAGTGGCGGTGTCTCGTCCGTCCGGACGTGAAGATCTACACCGGCCGCGGTGACGAGGGGATGACGGACCTGCGAACGATGGATCGGGTCACGAAGACCGACGTCCGGATCGAGGCTTACGGCACCGTCGACGAGGCCAACGCCCTGATCGGGACGGTCCATCCCACG comes from the Halalkalicoccus sp. CG83 genome and includes:
- a CDS encoding MFS transporter, with protein sequence MRHERAVVLAVILSTFFVGFGGGVVFPILPNLGAVLGISPFLVGVILSTNRFVRVVANAPAGSLVDRIGTRTPFVAGLFVEGVATLGYILAMQSALPEAWFLLARVLWGVGSALVFATAYTIAADVSTGDSRGANMGVVRGGMTLGFPAGLVLGGVVSELFSIPAAFALAAAFALFASVLAYATIPETHVSDSNASVKPWEIETSVPALTVGAVNFGLYFAYLGALFSTLVLFLATNELAVLGYGPQASSGVLMAITVIAAAGFMFGGGVLSDRLGMRVPILIAFLTVSFAGFVLLATADSVVVLVAACVLIGTGQGGTSGPLIALLADLTPDERMGRAMGTNNVLGDVGGGLGPMISLPLVETLGFASIYAACAIVPLLAGFVLLYGVYVQTGSVSPRTSIGG